Proteins from a single region of Scleropages formosus chromosome 22, fSclFor1.1, whole genome shotgun sequence:
- the LOC108918339 gene encoding prothymosin alpha has protein sequence MADSAVDTTTTSEVSPKDLKEKKEVVEEVDEAEKENGSDDAPANGTKTNGAENGDETPEDEEEEEEGDGDEGEDGEDGAEEEADGHAVKRQAEEEENVETKKQKTENGSSTEDEVKA, from the exons ATGGCAGACAGCGCAGTTGACACCACTACAACCTCTGAGGTCTCACCAAAG GACttgaaggagaagaaagaagttGTAGAGGAGGTGGATGAAGCCGAGAAGGAGAACGGCAGCGACGACGCACCTGCCAATGGAACA AAGACAAATGGTGCTGAAAATGGTGATGAGACCCCtgaagatgaggaggaagaagaggaag GAGATGGAGATGAGGGTGAGGATGGAGAGGATGGTGCAGAGGAAGAGGCTGATGGACATGCTGTGAAGCGCCAAGCGGAAGAGGAA GAAAATgttgaaacaaaaaagcagaagacagaAAATGGCAGCTCTACAGAAGATGAAGTGAAAGCCTAA
- the slc45a1 gene encoding proton-associated sugar transporter A — translation MMSSPGLGTPSDPLLTSPGGGLGTAHDGVWRGSIPKTSSFPSSTTRHLSHRANNFQRHPKRRKLIRPSPPPPPNTPCPLEHLDLSELPPRRSFLELLCNGCILFGIEFSYAMETAYVTPVLLQMGLPDQFYSLVWFISPILGFLVQPILGAWSDRCTSRFGRRRPFILALAVGALIGLTLVLNGRDIGTALVDAADTHKWGIVLTVCGVVLMDFSADSADNPSHAYMMDVCSPEDQDRGLNIHALLAGLGGGFGYVVGGINWDRTEFGKSMGGQLRVIYLFTSVTLIAATAMTLTSIPERPLAQTRASKSARNTLKSPNLPLPPSPPVVPEAGKEEEAEEERQEGFHSYQSYNPHRCELDPLTHSASAGAQLCAGLVSPISPLSPLTPKYGSFISRDSSLTGINEFANSLGTSYIDSVLIDCYTGQQTPQAPDPESAVQVLPPGDTPPSQCPLRPGTTGILKRPQSLALLEDPLLMPCAGAENGCRRTVTFSQQVANILLNGMRYDSDLSDHADTTDTQLSMKLLCIAIYRMPPSLRSLCTNHFLGWLSFEGMLLFYTDFMGEVVFAGDPKAPHDSEAYKRYNAGVSMGCWGMCIYAFSAAFYSAILEKLEERFSLRSLYFFAYLAFGLGTGLATLSTNLYVVLSLCVTYGVLFSSLCTLPYSLLCEYYQCPQFCGSSEDGTRRGMGVDISLLSCQYFLAQILVSVAMGPLTSLVGGAQGVMYFASVMSFVGCIYSSLFVVYQLPPAEGEPPQSEAQPLLVHI, via the exons ATGATGTCATCCCCAGGGTTGGGCACCCCTAGTGACCCCCTCCTGACCAGTCCAGGAGGGGGACTGGGCACAGCCCACGATGGAGTGTGGAGAGGATCCATACCCAAAACCTCCAGCTTCCCATCGTCCACCACTCGCCACCTGAGCCACCGTGCGAACAACTTCCAGAGGCACCCGAAACGGCGGAAACTGATTCGACCCTcgccgcccccgccccccaacaCCCCCTGTCCGCTCGAGCATCTGGACCTGAGTGAGCTGCCCCCACGGCGTTCGTTCTTGGAGTTGCTCTGCAATGGCTGCATCCTCTTCGGCATCGAGTTCAGCTACGCCATGGAGACGGCGTACGTCACCCCTGTGCTGTTGCAGATGGGTCTGCCGGACCAGTTCTACAGCCTGGTGTGGTTTATCAGCCCCATACTAG GATTTTTGGTCCAGCCTATTCTTGGTGCTTGGAGTGACCGGTGTACATCTCGCTTTGGCCGCCGGAGACCGTTCATCCTGGCTCTAGCAGTTG GGGCTTTGATCGGATTAACCCTGGTGCTGAATGGACGGGACATTGGAACGGCGCTAGTGGACGCTGCGGATACTCACAAGTGGGGCATTGTGCTGACCGTATGTGGCGTTGTTTTGATGGACTTCAGCGCTGACTCGGCCGATAACCCCAGCCATGCCTACATGATGGATGTTTGCAGTCCAGAGGACCAGGACCGTGGTCTCAACATCCATGCTCTCCTCGCAG GCTTGGGTGGAGGTTTCGGCTACGTTGTGGGCGGAATTAACTGGGACCGCACAGAGTTCGGAAAATCGATGGGAGGTCAACTGAGGGTTATCTACCTGTTCACCAGTGTCACGCTCATTGCTGCCACAGCGATGACCCTCACGAGCATCCCAGAGCGCCCCCTTGCCCAGACTCGCGCCTCAAAGAGCGccagaaacacactgaaaagtCCAAACCTGCCCCTTCCGCCTTCACCCCCCGTCGTCCCGGAGGCAGGCAAGGAAGAAGAGGCGGAGGAAGAAAGGCAGGAAGGTTTTCACAGCTACCAAAGCTACAACCCTCATCGTTGCGAGCTTGACCCACTGACGCACTCAGCCAGCGCCGGGGCACAACTGTGCGCTGGCCTCGTGAGCCCCATCTCGCCCCTTAGCCCCCTCACCCCCAAGTATGGCAGCTTCATCAGTCGAGACAGCTCCCTCACCGGCATCAATGAGTTTGCCAACTCTCTCGGGACGTCCTACATCGACAGCGTGCTCATCGACTGCTACACGGGGCAGCAGACCCCGCAGGCCCCGGACCCGGAGAGCGCGGTGCAGGTGCTGCCCCCCGGGGACACCCCCCCTTCCCAGTGTCCGCTTCGTCCTGGGACCACGGGAATCCTGAAACGGCCCCAGAGCCTGGCGCTGCTCGAGGACCCTTTGCTGATGCCCTGTGCGGGGGCTGAGAACGGCTGCAGGCGTACGGTGACCTTCAGCCAGCAG GTAGCAAACATACTTCTGAATGGGATGCGGTACGACAGCGATCTGAGTGACCACGCGGACACCACCGACACACAGCTGTCTATGAAGCTGCTCTGCATCGCCATCTACAGGATGCCTCCGTCGTTGCGCAGCCTCTGCACCAACCATTTTTTGG GGTGGCTGTCCTTTGAGGGCATGTTGCTCTTCTACACTGACTTTATGGGAGAGGTGGTGTTTGCTGGAGATCCAAAGGCCCCCCATGACTCTGAGGCCTACAAGCGCTACAATGCTGGGGTCAGCATGGGCTGCTGGGGAATGTGCATCTACGCATTCAGCGCTGCCTTCTACTCAG CTATTCTTGAAAAGCTGGAGGAACGTTTCTCTCTACGCTCCCTGTACTTCTTCGCTTACCTGGCCTTCGGGCTCGGGACGGGCCTGGCCACGCTCTCCACCAACCTGTACGTGGTGCTGTCCTTGTGCGTCACCTACGGAGTCCTCTTCTCGTCCCTCTGCACCCTGCCCTACTCCCTCCTCTGCGAATACTACCAGTGCCCACAA ttcTGCGGCTCTTCGGAAGACGGGACGAGGCGGGGGATGGGTGTGGATATCTCTCTGCTCAGCTGTCAGTACTTCCTGGCTCAGATCCTGGTGTCCGTGGCGATGGGACCTCTGACCTCCCTAGTGGGCGGGGCCCAGGGGGTGATGTATTTCGCAAGCGTGATGTCATTTGTCGGATGCATATATTCGTCACTGTTTGTGGtgtaccagctgcccccggcGGAGGGTGAGCCCCCACAGAGCGAAGCGCAGCCCCTGCTTGTGCACATCTAG
- the prxl2b gene encoding prostamide/prostaglandin F synthase isoform X2, giving the protein MGTDQCVQPGGSDQSQVLSVQLQTLWSNQAVVLFFLRRFGCQVCRWTAAEVSKLEESLRDNGVALIGIGPEEVGLKEFVDGGFFKGDLYIDETKKCYKDLGFKRYSALSLIPAAIGKKVREVVTKANAQGIQGNFSGDLLQSGGMLIVAKGGEKVLLHFVQDSPGDYVPLEDIVRALGITANVQAGEKPQCNDDVCSR; this is encoded by the exons ATGGGCACCGATCAGTGTGTGCAGCCCGGTGGCAGTGATCAGAGCCAAGTTCTG AGCGTTCAGCTGCAGACGCTATGGAGCAACCAGGCGGTGGTTCTGTTCTTTCTCCGCAGGTTTGGCTGCCAGGTGTGCCGTTGGACTGCGGCTGAGGTCAGCAAGCTGGAGGAGAGCTTGAGGGACAACGGCGTGGCACTGATTGGCATTGGCCCAGAGGAAGTGGGCCTCAAGGAGTTTGTGGATGGAGGGTTCTTCAAAGGGG ATCTTTACATTGATGAGACAAAAAAGTGCTATAAGGACCTGGGCTTCAAAAG GTACTCAGCTCTGAGCTTGATTCCTGCTGCAATAGGGAAGAAAGTACGAGAGGTTGTCACTAAG GCCAATGCTCAGGGCATCCAGGGCAACTTCAGTGGAGACCTCTTGCAGAGTGGAGGGATGCTTATAGTGGCAAAAG GTGGAGAGAAGGTGCTGCTTCACTTTGTCCAGGATTCTCCTGGAGACTATGTGCCTCTGGAGGACATTGTTAGAGCTCTGGGCATCACTGCCAATGTGCAAGCAGGAGAGAAACCTCAG TGCAATGATGATGTCTGCTCAAGATAA
- the prxl2b gene encoding prostamide/prostaglandin F synthase isoform X1, which yields MASVDLATVGLNVLKRATSGESVQLQTLWSNQAVVLFFLRRFGCQVCRWTAAEVSKLEESLRDNGVALIGIGPEEVGLKEFVDGGFFKGDLYIDETKKCYKDLGFKRYSALSLIPAAIGKKVREVVTKANAQGIQGNFSGDLLQSGGMLIVAKGGEKVLLHFVQDSPGDYVPLEDIVRALGITANVQAGEKPQCNDDVCSR from the exons ATGGCTTCTGTAGATTTGGCCACAGTTGGTCTTAACGTACTGAAGAGAGCTACTTCGGGAGAG AGCGTTCAGCTGCAGACGCTATGGAGCAACCAGGCGGTGGTTCTGTTCTTTCTCCGCAGGTTTGGCTGCCAGGTGTGCCGTTGGACTGCGGCTGAGGTCAGCAAGCTGGAGGAGAGCTTGAGGGACAACGGCGTGGCACTGATTGGCATTGGCCCAGAGGAAGTGGGCCTCAAGGAGTTTGTGGATGGAGGGTTCTTCAAAGGGG ATCTTTACATTGATGAGACAAAAAAGTGCTATAAGGACCTGGGCTTCAAAAG GTACTCAGCTCTGAGCTTGATTCCTGCTGCAATAGGGAAGAAAGTACGAGAGGTTGTCACTAAG GCCAATGCTCAGGGCATCCAGGGCAACTTCAGTGGAGACCTCTTGCAGAGTGGAGGGATGCTTATAGTGGCAAAAG GTGGAGAGAAGGTGCTGCTTCACTTTGTCCAGGATTCTCCTGGAGACTATGTGCCTCTGGAGGACATTGTTAGAGCTCTGGGCATCACTGCCAATGTGCAAGCAGGAGAGAAACCTCAG TGCAATGATGATGTCTGCTCAAGATAA